The following are encoded together in the Microcaecilia unicolor chromosome 12, aMicUni1.1, whole genome shotgun sequence genome:
- the RPL10A gene encoding 60S ribosomal protein L10a — MSSKVSRDTLYEAVRETLQGSKQKHRKFLESVELQISLKNYDPQKDKRFSGTVRLKSTPRPKFSVCVLGDQQHCDEAKAVDIPHMDIEALKKLNKNKKMVKKLAKKYDAFLASESLIKQIPRILGPGLNKAGKFPSLLTHNENMVAKIDEVKSTIKFQMKKVLCLAVAVGHVKMTEDELVYNIHLAINFLVSLLKKNWQNVRALYIKSTMGKPQRLY; from the exons ATGAG CAGCAAAGTCTCTCGTGATACCCTGTACGAAGCTGTGCGGGAAACCCTGCAAGGATCCAAGCAAAAACATCGCAA GTTCTTGGAATCTGTGGAGCTGCAGATCAGCCTGAAGAACTATGACCCTCAGAAGGACAAGCGTTTCTCTGGCACAGTCAG GCTTAAGTCTACTCCGCGCCCAAAGTTCTCCGTTTGTGTGCTGGGAGATCAGCAGCATTGTGACGAGGCTAAAGCAGTTGACATTCCTCACATGGATATTGAAGCTCTAAAGAAACtcaataaaaacaagaaaatggtgaaaaaacTGG cCAAGAAGTATGATGCCTTCCTGGCTTCGGAGTCGCTAATCAAGCAAATTCCTCGTATCCTGGGACCTGGCCTGAACAAGGCTGgcaaattcccctctctccttactCACAATGAGAATATGGTGGCCAAGATTGATGAGGTGAAATCTACAATCAAATTTCAAATGAAGAAG GTGCTATGTCTGGCTGTGGCTGTTGGCCATGTGAAGATGACAGAGGATGAGCTGGTCTACAACATTCACTTGGCCATCAATTTCCTGGTATCTCTGCTGAAGAAGAACTGGCAGAATGTGAGGGCACTGTACATTAAGAGCACCATGGGCAAACCTCAGCGCCTGTATTAA